Proteins encoded by one window of Actinocorallia herbida:
- a CDS encoding phosphotriesterase family protein, giving the protein MTALPLHAPTGEARIRTVTGPAQLSALTGRVLSREHLRMDLRWPVRAESDPHRWLDEELHVAAELTALRKEHELGLVVDLTCLGMGRDASALARISAASRVAVVASTGYFADPFHPVAMADMDPEQIAERLIAEIGFGMDGTSVLPGVIGEVGVWGEIPTPGEDKALRGAALAALETSLPIATYGRPGLAQLEVLLDMGVAPERIAIGQQADGADPAVHRKIAELGAYVSFGDVAHSGDASLRHALELIEAGHADRLLIGSGVTRQSHIAHYGGPGFGAVLTEFVPALRLCGVDDATLGLLTRENTLRWLSSRL; this is encoded by the coding sequence ATGACGGCCCTCCCTCTCCATGCCCCTACCGGCGAAGCCCGTATCCGCACGGTCACGGGCCCCGCCCAGCTCTCCGCCCTGACCGGCCGCGTCCTCTCCCGCGAGCACCTGCGCATGGACCTGCGCTGGCCGGTGCGGGCGGAGTCCGACCCGCACCGCTGGCTCGACGAGGAGCTGCACGTCGCCGCCGAGCTGACCGCGCTGCGCAAGGAGCACGAGCTGGGCCTGGTCGTCGACCTCACCTGCCTCGGCATGGGTCGCGACGCCTCCGCGCTGGCCCGCATCTCCGCGGCCAGCCGGGTCGCGGTCGTCGCCTCCACGGGCTACTTCGCGGACCCGTTCCACCCCGTCGCCATGGCCGACATGGACCCCGAGCAGATCGCCGAGCGGCTGATCGCCGAGATCGGGTTCGGCATGGACGGCACCAGCGTCCTGCCGGGCGTCATCGGCGAGGTCGGCGTGTGGGGCGAGATCCCGACCCCCGGCGAGGACAAGGCCCTGCGCGGCGCCGCCCTCGCCGCCCTGGAGACCTCCCTTCCCATCGCCACCTACGGCCGGCCCGGGCTGGCCCAGCTCGAGGTGCTCCTGGACATGGGCGTCGCCCCCGAGCGGATCGCGATCGGCCAGCAGGCCGACGGCGCGGACCCCGCGGTGCACCGCAAGATCGCCGAACTCGGCGCGTACGTGTCGTTCGGCGACGTCGCCCACTCCGGCGACGCCTCCCTGCGGCATGCCCTGGAGCTGATCGAGGCGGGCCACGCCGACCGGCTCCTGATCGGCTCCGGCGTCACCCGGCAAAGCCACATCGCGCACTACGGCGGTCCGGGTTTCGGCGCGGTCCTCACCGAGTTCGTGCCGGCCCTCCGCCTGTGCGGTGTGGACGACGCGACCCTCGGCCTGCTCACCCGGGAGAACACCCTGCGCTGGCTGTCCTCGCGGCTGTAG
- a CDS encoding sucrase ferredoxin — MASATTKANSWLLIEHSGPWPRKIEELGLPVIDRAIAHGVRPQLIRRSGRRAQTPPLRVYVGWSGENPWLETRVVSDMAELDDLDLAAVALGRRPGFGEPTLEPLLLVCTHAKRNACCARTGTPLARGLAAGYGDLVWETSHVGGDRYAANLVCLPHGIYYGALDGETAREAVDAYLRGEVVLDRLRGRAGIPEPAQAAEHFVRAHTGLLGLDQVRVISVTGTGPYMTRVTAAGNVWYGTVELVSSLGGCGHDCDETVETYQMRDLALHSEAALV, encoded by the coding sequence TTGGCGAGCGCGACGACGAAGGCCAACTCCTGGCTCCTCATCGAGCACTCCGGCCCCTGGCCGCGCAAGATCGAGGAGCTGGGCCTGCCGGTGATCGACCGGGCGATCGCGCACGGCGTGCGCCCGCAGCTGATCCGCCGCAGCGGCCGCCGCGCCCAGACCCCTCCCCTGCGCGTCTACGTCGGCTGGTCCGGGGAGAACCCGTGGCTGGAGACCCGCGTGGTCTCCGACATGGCCGAACTCGACGATCTCGACCTCGCCGCGGTGGCGCTCGGCCGTCGTCCCGGCTTCGGCGAACCCACCCTGGAGCCGCTGCTGCTGGTGTGCACGCACGCCAAGCGCAACGCGTGCTGCGCCCGGACGGGCACCCCGCTCGCTCGCGGCCTCGCGGCCGGATACGGCGACCTGGTCTGGGAGACGAGCCACGTGGGCGGCGACAGGTACGCGGCCAACCTCGTGTGCCTGCCGCACGGCATCTACTACGGCGCCCTGGACGGAGAGACCGCGCGCGAGGCCGTGGACGCCTACCTGCGCGGCGAGGTCGTGCTGGACCGGCTGCGCGGCCGCGCGGGCATCCCCGAGCCCGCCCAGGCCGCCGAGCACTTCGTCCGGGCGCACACCGGATTGCTCGGTCTGGACCAAGTCAGGGTAATATCCGTCACCGGTACCGGCCCCTATATGACGAGGGTCACAGCCGCCGGAAACGTGTGGTACGGCACGGTTGAACTGGTGAGCAGCCTCGGTGGCTGCGGTCACGACTGCGATGAGACGGTCGAGACATACCAAATGAGGGACCTGGCCCTTCACAGCGAGGCGGCCCTCGTGTAA
- a CDS encoding FAD-binding oxidoreductase, which translates to MSEPEISWSGWGDPAQAAPLPEKITTLLRDLLGVKPREAAPVALADLAPRPSRLSAAALRALGEVAVVRTDAESRVRHTRGKSTPDLLALRSGDVSAAPDAVVLPDGHDAVVKVLELATEHGFAVVPFGGGTSVVGGLAPDDSGFAGFVALDLRRLDRLVAVDPVSRTATLEPGLRGPRVEELLAEHGFTLGHFPQSFEWASVGGFAAARSSGQSSAGYGRFDENVVGLTVATPTGTLTLGRAQKSAAGPDLRQLVLGSEGAFGVITSVTVRIRPVPEVKKYEGWRFADFATGSRALRRIIQDGPVPTVLRLSDETETLVNLAQSGAIGEEGGSGCLAIVGFEGEPRDVADRRARVREILIEEGGTDLGEGPGDGWAHGRFAAPYLRDSLLDVGAFVETLETTTFWSNIPALYQAVLGALPGHLVMCHISHVYPSAASLYFTIVTPDIDWDTAKPAVNAAILAAGGSISHHHGVGTDHRAAYAEEIGPLGVEILRAVKARVDPAGVLNPGVLIP; encoded by the coding sequence ATGTCCGAACCTGAGATCTCCTGGTCGGGATGGGGCGACCCGGCCCAGGCGGCGCCGCTCCCCGAGAAGATCACGACCCTGCTGCGCGATCTCCTGGGCGTCAAGCCCCGCGAGGCCGCGCCCGTCGCGCTGGCGGACCTCGCGCCCCGGCCGTCGCGGCTCTCCGCGGCGGCGCTCCGGGCACTCGGCGAGGTCGCCGTCGTGCGGACCGACGCGGAAAGCCGGGTCAGGCACACGCGCGGCAAGTCGACGCCCGACCTTCTGGCGCTCCGGAGCGGCGACGTCTCGGCCGCGCCGGACGCGGTCGTGCTGCCCGACGGGCACGACGCGGTGGTCAAGGTGCTGGAGCTGGCCACTGAGCACGGGTTCGCGGTCGTCCCCTTCGGCGGGGGAACGTCGGTGGTGGGCGGGCTCGCCCCGGACGACAGCGGATTCGCCGGATTCGTCGCCCTGGATCTGCGGCGTCTCGACCGGCTCGTCGCCGTCGACCCCGTCAGCCGGACCGCGACCCTGGAGCCGGGCCTGCGCGGCCCGCGCGTCGAGGAGCTGCTCGCCGAGCACGGGTTCACCCTCGGCCACTTCCCGCAGTCGTTCGAGTGGGCGAGCGTCGGCGGGTTCGCCGCGGCCCGCTCCAGCGGCCAGTCCTCCGCCGGATACGGGCGGTTCGACGAGAACGTCGTCGGGCTGACCGTCGCCACGCCCACCGGGACGCTCACCCTGGGCCGGGCGCAGAAGTCGGCGGCCGGGCCCGACCTGAGGCAGCTCGTCCTGGGCTCGGAAGGGGCCTTCGGGGTGATCACCTCGGTCACCGTCCGGATCCGGCCGGTTCCCGAGGTGAAGAAGTATGAAGGGTGGCGGTTCGCGGACTTCGCCACCGGGTCGCGCGCGCTGCGCCGGATCATCCAGGACGGGCCCGTTCCCACGGTCCTGCGGCTGTCCGACGAGACCGAGACGCTGGTCAACCTCGCCCAGTCCGGCGCCATCGGGGAGGAGGGCGGCTCAGGGTGCCTCGCGATCGTGGGGTTCGAGGGCGAGCCGCGAGACGTCGCCGATAGGCGGGCCCGCGTACGGGAGATCCTGATCGAGGAGGGCGGCACCGACCTCGGCGAGGGCCCCGGCGACGGCTGGGCGCACGGCAGGTTCGCCGCCCCCTACCTGCGCGATTCCCTGCTGGACGTCGGCGCGTTCGTCGAAACCCTGGAGACGACGACCTTCTGGTCGAACATCCCGGCCCTGTATCAGGCGGTGCTGGGGGCATTGCCGGGCCATCTGGTGATGTGCCACATTTCGCACGTGTATCCCTCGGCAGCCTCGCTGTACTTCACGATCGTCACCCCCGACATCGACTGGGACACCGCCAAGCCCGCGGTGAACGCGGCGATCCTGGCGGCAGGCGGCTCGATCAGCCACCACCACGGCGTCGGCACCGACCACCGCGCCGCGTACGCCGAGGAGATCGGCCCGCTCGGCGTCGAGATCCTGCGCGCGGTCAAGGCGCGCGTCGACCCTGCCGGGGTGCTCAACCCGGGCGTGCTGATCCCGTGA
- a CDS encoding YihY/virulence factor BrkB family protein: MTSAVPRVVESPASPPARRATALLRVLWLLVKGTSVTAFNYRITGLAAEAAFWALLSLPPLVLGLISSVGHMRGLLGPETVGEISNWIIAKSRAFLTEPAVDSVVEPLVDDVVRGEKIAIISVGFLTCLWAGSRAMSVYVDTITITYGLDGVRGVVRTRLQAFLLYIVGLFVAVLVIPFMILGPALVRSTIPASSRLLSLLYWPFTVLLLILFLALLYHLSVPVRTAWWREMPGAVVAMVFWVAGSVLLRIYLSGTVSGVSVSASLTAPIAFMAWLYVTAFAVLVGACLNAEVDKLWPSVSTSRARAAALVKNSGPIH; encoded by the coding sequence GTGACGTCAGCCGTCCCGCGGGTGGTGGAGTCCCCCGCGTCCCCGCCAGCCCGCCGCGCCACCGCTCTGCTGCGCGTGCTGTGGCTCCTGGTGAAGGGGACGTCGGTCACCGCCTTCAACTACCGGATCACGGGTCTCGCCGCGGAGGCCGCCTTCTGGGCGCTGCTGTCGCTGCCGCCCCTGGTCCTGGGCCTCATCTCCAGCGTCGGCCACATGCGCGGGCTGCTGGGGCCGGAGACGGTGGGGGAGATCAGCAACTGGATCATCGCCAAGTCGCGCGCGTTCCTCACCGAGCCCGCCGTGGACAGCGTGGTGGAACCCCTGGTCGACGACGTCGTGCGCGGCGAGAAGATCGCGATCATCTCGGTCGGCTTCCTCACCTGCCTGTGGGCGGGATCGCGCGCGATGAGCGTCTACGTCGACACGATCACCATCACCTACGGGCTCGACGGCGTCCGCGGCGTCGTCCGGACCCGGCTCCAGGCCTTCCTGCTCTACATCGTCGGCCTCTTCGTGGCGGTGCTGGTGATCCCGTTCATGATCCTCGGTCCGGCGCTGGTGCGCAGCACGATCCCGGCGAGTTCCCGGCTGCTCTCCTTGCTTTACTGGCCTTTCACCGTCCTCCTATTGATCCTTTTTCTCGCGCTGCTCTACCACCTGAGCGTCCCGGTGCGCACGGCCTGGTGGCGCGAGATGCCGGGGGCCGTGGTGGCCATGGTCTTCTGGGTCGCGGGCAGCGTCCTTTTGCGGATCTACCTTTCCGGGACCGTGAGCGGGGTGTCGGTGAGCGCGTCCCTGACGGCCCCGATCGCCTTCATGGCCTGGTTGTACGTCACGGCGTTCGCCGTCCTGGTGGGGGCGTGCCTGAACGCCGAGGTCGACAAGCTCTGGCCCAGCGTCAGCACGTCAAGGGCCCGCGCCGCGGCATTGGTAAAGAATTCGGGCCCCATTCACTAA
- a CDS encoding diacylglycerol/lipid kinase family protein, which yields MRSFTAVVNPTAGGGSSAQALFGLARLLRDAGASLQVDYSRDLRHAADLARQAAARGDTVLGVGGDGIAGTVGGALVGTGAEYAIVPAGRGNDFARQLGLPTEPSKLAELLLHGEARPTDAIEAGGEAALGSVYAGVDALANAHANRTWLKGKASYTWGAVRAFASWKPVTYTVTVDGERLERGAYTVVAANSGYYGYGRKIAPMASVDDGLLDIVIIKHASRRMFLTVMQELESGAHIRRPEVETLRCAEIHIASSRPLPYGCDGELPGWLPVTVRALPSALNIIRP from the coding sequence GTGAGGTCGTTCACCGCGGTCGTGAACCCGACGGCCGGAGGCGGGTCGTCGGCCCAGGCGCTGTTCGGCCTCGCCCGCCTCCTGCGTGACGCGGGCGCGTCCCTCCAGGTCGACTACAGCCGGGACCTTCGGCACGCCGCGGACCTCGCGAGGCAGGCCGCGGCCCGGGGCGACACAGTGCTGGGCGTAGGCGGCGACGGCATAGCCGGGACGGTAGGGGGAGCCCTCGTAGGCACCGGTGCGGAGTACGCCATCGTCCCGGCCGGACGCGGCAACGACTTCGCTCGTCAGCTGGGCCTTCCCACCGAGCCTTCGAAGCTCGCCGAACTGCTGCTCCACGGCGAGGCGCGGCCGACGGACGCCATCGAGGCCGGGGGAGAGGCCGCCCTGGGCAGCGTCTACGCGGGTGTGGACGCGCTGGCGAACGCCCACGCGAACAGGACATGGCTCAAAGGCAAGGCGTCTTACACGTGGGGCGCCGTCAGGGCTTTCGCGTCATGGAAGCCCGTCACCTACACCGTGACGGTCGACGGAGAGCGGCTGGAACGCGGGGCCTACACGGTGGTGGCCGCCAACTCCGGCTACTACGGCTACGGCCGGAAGATCGCCCCCATGGCGTCGGTCGACGACGGGCTCCTCGACATCGTCATCATCAAGCACGCCTCCCGGCGGATGTTCCTGACCGTCATGCAGGAGCTGGAGAGCGGCGCCCACATCCGGCGGCCCGAGGTGGAGACCCTTCGCTGCGCCGAGATCCACATCGCGTCCTCCCGGCCGCTGCCTTACGGGTGCGACGGCGAACTCCCAGGCTGGCTCCCCGTCACCGTCCGCGCGCTGCCCTCCGCGCTCAATATCATCCGGCCGTGA
- a CDS encoding Insertion element protein, producing MSERAAPFYCPYCGEEDLVPFEGDGTWHCRACARKFRLSFLGIGAPQ from the coding sequence ATGAGCGAGCGAGCGGCCCCGTTCTACTGCCCGTACTGCGGTGAAGAAGACCTTGTTCCCTTCGAGGGGGACGGGACCTGGCACTGCCGGGCCTGTGCCCGCAAGTTCCGTTTGAGCTTCCTCGGGATTGGAGCCCCCCAGTGA
- a CDS encoding phosphoadenylyl-sulfate reductase, with protein sequence MLDQAKVDARPSLSLEDIVDSAAAALADASALEIVQWASATFGDRICLTSSMSDAALIHLVSKVRPGVDVLFVDTGYHFVETIGTRDAVEAVYPVNVINVTSSRTVAEQDRDLGPRLHGRNPDLCCHLRKVEPLGRALEGYMAWFTGVRGDETSSRKDMKVVEWDRRRQMVKVNPILNWTEDEVDNYIADNGILVNPLHYDGYPSIGCEPCTSRVEPGADPRSGRWAGLGKVECGIHL encoded by the coding sequence GTGTTGGACCAGGCGAAGGTCGACGCACGCCCCTCCCTGTCCCTGGAGGACATCGTCGACTCGGCAGCCGCCGCGCTCGCCGATGCCTCCGCCCTGGAGATCGTCCAGTGGGCGTCGGCGACGTTCGGCGACCGGATCTGCCTCACCTCCTCGATGTCGGACGCGGCCCTCATCCACCTCGTCTCCAAGGTCCGCCCGGGCGTGGACGTGCTGTTCGTCGACACCGGCTACCACTTCGTGGAGACGATCGGCACCCGCGACGCCGTCGAGGCGGTCTATCCGGTGAACGTCATCAATGTGACGTCGTCGCGGACCGTCGCCGAGCAGGACCGGGACCTGGGGCCGCGCCTGCACGGCCGCAACCCGGACCTGTGCTGCCACCTGCGCAAGGTCGAGCCGCTCGGCCGGGCGCTGGAGGGCTACATGGCGTGGTTCACCGGGGTGCGCGGGGACGAGACCAGCTCGCGCAAGGACATGAAGGTCGTCGAGTGGGACCGGCGGCGGCAGATGGTCAAGGTCAACCCGATCCTCAACTGGACCGAGGACGAGGTCGACAACTACATCGCCGACAACGGGATCCTCGTCAACCCGCTGCACTACGACGGCTACCCGTCGATCGGCTGCGAGCCCTGCACCTCGCGGGTCGAGCCGGGCGCCGATCCGCGCAGCGGCCGCTGGGCCGGTCTTGGCAAGGTCGAATGCGGCATTCATCTCTGA
- a CDS encoding WhiB family transcriptional regulator: MAQVRRQANLPRPSWGWQDAAACRGEDLVLFFGPDGERQPEREIRERKAKQVCMGCPVRSECLDYAVSRPEKYGTWGGLNEDERASERRRRMRRANAA, encoded by the coding sequence ATGGCTCAGGTACGTCGGCAGGCTAACCTCCCCCGTCCCAGCTGGGGCTGGCAGGACGCCGCCGCGTGCCGGGGGGAAGACCTTGTGCTCTTCTTCGGCCCCGACGGCGAGCGTCAGCCCGAGCGGGAGATCCGAGAGCGCAAGGCGAAGCAGGTCTGCATGGGCTGCCCCGTCCGCTCGGAGTGTCTGGACTACGCCGTCTCCCGTCCGGAGAAGTACGGCACGTGGGGCGGACTGAACGAGGACGAGCGCGCTTCCGAGCGTCGCCGCCGCATGCGTCGCGCCAACGCCGCGTAA
- a CDS encoding glycerol-3-phosphate dehydrogenase/oxidase yields MSTSLNAARRAGDLAAASGEVADVLVIGLGVTGAGVALDAAARGLKVTAIDAHDLAFGTSRWSSKLVHGGLRYLASGQVDVARESAIERGILMTRTAPHLTRRMPFVLPLTPLVSRRSELLTGIGLRAGDLLRMSAGTPRGVLPGPSRLSAAATLRTAPVLRPAGLRGGLLSWDGQLHDDARLVTAIARTAAGHGARIITRCRALEATGEGVRVRDELTGAEHDLRARRVVNAAGVWAGSLVPGVTLRPSRGTHLVLDGLVFGGMRTGMHLPIPGTLNRFALVLPQDDGRVYVGLTDEPVDDIPDVPTAPESDIGFLLDLLGTVLDVPVRRSDVLGAFAGLRPLLDAEGTTADISRRHAVLKSPEGIVTVVGGKLTTYRRMAEDTVDALGLTATPSPTASLPLVGAASLGELARIKAPSRLVRRYGAEASAMAELAASDPSLLEPIVTGRPHLRIEWAWAVRHEGALDPTDLVDRRTRLGLSDADRARALPLARAYF; encoded by the coding sequence ATGAGCACTTCCCTCAACGCCGCCCGACGCGCGGGCGACCTCGCCGCGGCCTCCGGCGAGGTCGCCGACGTCCTGGTGATCGGCCTCGGCGTCACCGGGGCGGGCGTCGCCCTGGACGCCGCCGCGCGCGGCCTCAAGGTCACCGCGATCGACGCCCACGACCTCGCCTTCGGCACCTCCCGGTGGAGTTCCAAGCTCGTCCACGGCGGCCTGCGCTACCTCGCCTCCGGCCAGGTCGACGTGGCCCGCGAGAGCGCGATCGAGCGCGGGATCCTCATGACCCGCACGGCCCCGCATCTGACCCGCCGGATGCCGTTCGTGCTGCCGCTGACCCCGCTCGTCTCGCGCCGGAGCGAGCTGCTCACCGGGATCGGCCTGCGCGCGGGCGATCTGCTGCGGATGAGCGCGGGCACGCCCCGGGGCGTGCTGCCCGGCCCGTCCCGGCTGTCGGCCGCCGCGACGCTGCGGACCGCGCCCGTGCTGCGCCCCGCGGGGCTGCGCGGCGGCCTCCTGTCGTGGGACGGCCAGCTCCACGACGACGCCCGCCTGGTCACCGCCATCGCCCGCACGGCCGCCGGGCACGGGGCCCGGATCATCACCCGCTGCCGCGCGCTGGAGGCGACGGGCGAGGGCGTCCGTGTGCGGGACGAGCTGACCGGCGCCGAGCACGACCTGCGCGCCCGCCGGGTGGTCAACGCCGCCGGCGTCTGGGCGGGATCGCTCGTGCCGGGCGTCACCCTGCGCCCGTCTCGCGGCACCCACCTCGTCCTGGACGGGCTGGTCTTCGGCGGGATGCGGACGGGCATGCACCTCCCCATCCCGGGCACCCTGAACCGGTTCGCCCTGGTCCTCCCCCAGGACGACGGCCGTGTCTACGTCGGCCTCACCGACGAGCCCGTCGACGACATCCCGGACGTCCCGACCGCGCCCGAGTCCGACATCGGGTTCCTCCTCGACCTCCTCGGCACGGTCCTCGACGTCCCGGTCCGGAGGTCCGACGTGCTCGGGGCCTTCGCGGGCCTCAGGCCGCTCCTCGACGCCGAAGGCACCACCGCCGACATCTCCCGCAGGCACGCGGTCCTGAAGTCCCCAGAAGGGATCGTGACGGTCGTCGGAGGCAAGCTTACGACGTACCGCAGGATGGCCGAGGACACCGTGGACGCCCTCGGGCTCACCGCCACCCCTTCCCCCACGGCCTCTCTGCCCCTCGTCGGCGCCGCCTCCCTCGGCGAGCTCGCCAGGATCAAGGCCCCGTCGCGGCTCGTCCGCCGGTACGGCGCGGAGGCGTCGGCGATGGCGGAACTCGCCGCCTCGGACCCGTCGCTGCTGGAGCCGATCGTCACGGGGCGTCCCCATCTGCGGATCGAGTGGGCGTGGGCGGTCCGGCATGAAGGCGCGCTCGACCCGACCGACCTGGTGGACCGCAGGACCCGGCTGGGTCTGTCCGATGCCGATCGCGCGCGAGCCCTGCCGCTGGCCAGGGCGTATTTCTGA
- a CDS encoding TetR/AcrR family transcriptional regulator: MTSVRHNTGHGASGAAPTNDAVLDAARDCVLAVGVRRTTLTDIARRAEVSRMTLYRRWPDVRTIVGDLMTREWLALAASVLEADPSGDARSRLVQTLVRGTVAFRAHPLLRKILEVDPELLLPYLLTRTGASQEAFLDLIEDALEHGHTDGSIRPGSTPLQARALLLVVQGFALSLPTMAGEGDLSPAAFDAELRRILDRTLAP; the protein is encoded by the coding sequence ATGACGTCAGTTCGTCACAACACCGGCCACGGCGCCTCCGGGGCCGCGCCCACCAACGACGCGGTGCTCGACGCGGCTCGGGACTGCGTGCTCGCCGTCGGGGTGCGCCGCACCACGCTCACCGACATCGCGCGCCGCGCGGAAGTCTCCCGGATGACGCTCTACCGCCGCTGGCCCGACGTGCGGACGATCGTCGGCGACCTCATGACCCGCGAATGGCTGGCGCTGGCCGCCTCGGTGCTCGAGGCGGACCCGTCCGGCGACGCCAGGAGCCGTCTCGTGCAGACGCTCGTGCGCGGCACCGTCGCCTTCCGGGCGCACCCGCTGCTGCGCAAGATCCTCGAAGTGGATCCCGAACTCCTGCTCCCCTACCTGCTCACCCGTACGGGCGCGAGCCAGGAGGCGTTCCTCGACCTCATAGAGGACGCGCTGGAGCACGGGCACACGGACGGCTCCATACGCCCCGGCTCCACGCCGCTCCAAGCGCGCGCGCTTCTCCTGGTCGTCCAGGGCTTCGCGCTGTCCCTCCCCACGATGGCCGGGGAAGGCGATCTCTCCCCGGCGGCCTTCGACGCCGAACTCCGCCGCATCCTCGACCGCACCTTGGCGCCCTGA
- a CDS encoding nitrite/sulfite reductase: MPPRKRGEGQWALGYREPLNKNEESKKNDDPLNVGSRIIDIYSKRGFDSIDPADLRGRFRWYGLYTQRKPGIDGGKTGLLEEEELDDKYFMMRVRIDGGQLSAAQLRVLADISNDYARGTADITDRQNIQYHWIAIEDVPAIWEKLHSVGLSTMTACGDSPRVIIGCPLAGIAEDEIIDGQPQIQDVLDRYLGSKEFSNLPRKFKSAISGCSSHCTVHEINDIAFVGVVNEAGEVGYDLFVGGGLSTNPMFAKRLGVFVSPERVHEVWKGVISVFRDYGYRRLRHRARIKFLISDWGAEKFRQVLQDEYLGYALPDGPAPAAPKAQRDHVGIRRQQDGNFYVGFTPRVGRVNGDKLHVIASLAEKYGSGRTRTTAEQKMVILDVPEENTEALAAELEAHDLRVRPSVFRRQTMACTGIEYCKLAIVETKQRAMDLMDELEKRLPDFDQPLTINVNGCPNACARIQVADIGLKGQLVLDEDGNQVEGFQIHLGGQLGTTFGKKVRGLKTTSAGLTDYVERVVRKYDDQRTEGETFAQWVQHADEADLQ; this comes from the coding sequence GTGCCACCCCGTAAGCGTGGTGAGGGCCAGTGGGCCCTCGGATACCGCGAGCCGCTGAACAAAAACGAAGAGAGCAAGAAGAACGACGACCCGCTCAACGTGGGCAGTCGGATCATCGACATCTACTCCAAGCGCGGCTTCGACTCGATCGACCCGGCCGACCTGCGCGGCCGGTTCCGGTGGTACGGCCTCTACACCCAGCGCAAGCCCGGGATCGACGGCGGCAAGACGGGCCTCCTCGAAGAGGAAGAGCTCGACGACAAGTACTTCATGATGCGGGTGCGCATCGACGGAGGCCAGCTCAGCGCCGCCCAGCTGCGGGTGCTCGCCGACATCTCCAACGACTACGCGCGCGGCACCGCCGACATCACCGACCGGCAGAACATCCAGTACCACTGGATCGCCATCGAGGACGTCCCGGCGATCTGGGAGAAGCTGCACAGCGTCGGCCTGTCCACCATGACGGCCTGCGGCGACTCCCCCCGCGTCATCATCGGCTGCCCGCTCGCCGGCATCGCCGAGGACGAGATCATCGACGGCCAGCCGCAGATCCAGGACGTCCTGGACCGCTACCTGGGGTCCAAGGAGTTCTCGAACCTGCCGCGCAAGTTCAAGTCGGCGATCTCCGGCTGCTCCTCGCACTGCACCGTGCACGAGATCAACGACATCGCGTTCGTGGGCGTCGTCAACGAGGCGGGCGAGGTCGGCTACGACCTGTTCGTCGGCGGCGGCCTGTCCACCAACCCGATGTTCGCCAAGCGCCTCGGCGTCTTCGTCTCGCCCGAGCGCGTCCACGAGGTCTGGAAGGGCGTCATCTCGGTCTTCCGGGACTACGGCTACCGCCGCCTGCGGCACCGCGCCCGGATCAAGTTCCTGATCAGCGACTGGGGCGCGGAGAAGTTCCGCCAGGTCCTCCAGGACGAGTACCTGGGCTACGCCCTGCCCGACGGCCCCGCGCCCGCCGCGCCCAAGGCGCAGCGCGACCACGTCGGCATCCGCCGCCAGCAGGACGGCAACTTCTACGTCGGCTTCACGCCGCGGGTCGGCCGGGTCAACGGCGACAAGCTGCACGTGATCGCGAGCCTCGCCGAGAAGTACGGCTCGGGCCGCACCCGGACGACCGCCGAGCAGAAGATGGTCATCCTGGACGTTCCGGAGGAGAACACCGAGGCGCTCGCGGCCGAGCTCGAGGCGCACGACCTGCGGGTCCGCCCGTCGGTGTTCCGCCGCCAGACCATGGCCTGCACCGGCATCGAGTACTGCAAGCTCGCCATCGTGGAGACCAAGCAGCGCGCCATGGACCTCATGGACGAGCTGGAGAAGCGCCTGCCGGACTTCGACCAGCCGCTGACGATCAACGTCAACGGCTGCCCGAACGCCTGCGCCCGCATCCAGGTCGCCGACATCGGCCTCAAGGGCCAGCTCGTCCTGGACGAGGACGGCAACCAGGTCGAAGGCTTCCAGATCCACCTCGGCGGCCAGCTGGGCACCACCTTCGGCAAGAAGGTGCGCGGCCTGAAGACCACCTCCGCCGGGCTCACCGACTACGTCGAGCGGGTCGTGCGCAAGTACGACGACCAGCGCACCGAGGGCGAGACCTTCGCCCAGTGGGTGCAGCACGCCGACGAAGCAGATCTTCAGTAG